Proteins encoded in a region of the Thermoplasmata archaeon genome:
- a CDS encoding cysteine hydrolase yields the protein MIRDYIWGKHLALIVIDPQRKFTLSIDEWSERMVPAVEGINRFLKIFRENGAPVIFIHFDGPSHTGYHGEDEDEWLPGIESAETDIVVHKKHMNCFKETDLEKILKDNNIDCAVFTGMLTEFCVATTYFAASERGVFPYMGKGALIPYNKDGNWAAEIMCSMVEPATVERYLKGEQPPIVLDE from the coding sequence ATGATACGCGACTACATCTGGGGAAAGCACCTGGCCTTAATCGTAATTGATCCCCAGCGCAAATTCACTCTGAGCATCGATGAATGGTCTGAGAGGATGGTTCCCGCCGTAGAAGGAATCAACAGATTCCTGAAGATCTTCAGAGAGAATGGAGCCCCAGTAATCTTCATACATTTCGATGGCCCATCACATACAGGTTATCACGGCGAGGATGAAGATGAATGGTTGCCTGGTATCGAATCAGCCGAAACAGATATCGTAGTCCATAAGAAGCATATGAACTGCTTCAAAGAGACCGATCTCGAAAAGATCCTGAAGGACAACAACATAGATTGCGCAGTATTCACAGGAATGCTCACCGAGTTCTGCGTCGCTACGACGTACTTTGCGGCATCAGAGAGGGGCGTCTTCCCCTACATGGGTAAAGGGGCGCTGATACCATACAATAAGGATGGTAACTGGGCCGCTGAAATCATGTGCTCAATGGTGGAGCCCGCAACCGTTGAGAGGTATCTCAAAGGAGAGCAACCGCCTATCGTACTGGACGAATGA